A window of the Streptobacillus canis genome harbors these coding sequences:
- the lepB gene encoding signal peptidase I: MKIVFYILFYIITSVVILTYLFKEKKVVGYIDRFTENIVGKLGINNENIRNDKVLLILNTLALILLGVTALKVDFSASEILPIRNKIVIFGTVFNFAILLAVYAKKYYYEYMNIVNTVLIVFGKAMFGIDDKVFLRFNIFAVITSIILIVFSQVELTSKFKKVFNAIFIIILVIIIQGYYLGNYAIPTGSMEPTIAVSDRIFANNIVYKFKQPKIGDIISFKEPLDNSLMYTKRITGTPGTMFKINDGDHNIYIDGEKSSLNREYSIEGILKLFNNPEIYIPKKGDKVKLTEILELDIVNGNGVVEVSKEEFLAKNIPTDYYKYLFGFFNTNTLDQISGVDQDLSNKRYTYILESEGRFVLPILDFKYDKEIMTKLLNGEEVEVISNYYMAMGDNTNNSNDSRFFGYVKEERIYGKLLLRWYPFNRIGLIDEK, translated from the coding sequence ATGAAAATAGTTTTTTATATACTATTTTACATAATTACATCAGTAGTAATATTGACGTATTTATTTAAAGAAAAAAAAGTAGTAGGATATATTGATAGATTTACAGAAAATATAGTTGGAAAATTGGGTATAAATAATGAAAATATTAGAAATGATAAGGTTTTATTAATTCTAAACACACTAGCTTTAATTTTATTAGGAGTAACAGCTTTAAAAGTAGATTTTAGTGCTAGTGAAATATTACCTATTAGAAATAAAATAGTTATATTTGGAACAGTATTTAACTTTGCTATACTCTTAGCAGTTTACGCTAAAAAATACTATTATGAGTATATGAATATAGTTAATACAGTGTTAATAGTATTTGGTAAAGCAATGTTTGGAATAGATGATAAAGTATTTTTAAGATTTAATATTTTTGCTGTGATAACTTCAATAATATTAATTGTTTTCTCACAAGTTGAGTTAACAAGTAAGTTTAAAAAGGTATTTAATGCAATATTTATTATTATACTTGTAATAATTATACAAGGATATTATTTAGGTAACTATGCTATACCAACTGGGTCTATGGAACCAACTATAGCAGTTAGTGATAGAATTTTTGCTAATAATATTGTGTATAAATTTAAACAACCAAAAATTGGAGATATAATCTCATTTAAAGAACCTTTAGATAATAGTTTAATGTATACAAAGAGAATTACAGGTACGCCTGGAACTATGTTTAAAATAAATGATGGAGATCATAATATATATATTGATGGAGAAAAATCAAGTTTAAACAGAGAATATTCTATAGAAGGTATACTTAAATTATTCAATAATCCTGAAATATATATTCCTAAAAAGGGAGATAAAGTAAAACTTACAGAAATTTTAGAATTAGATATAGTAAATGGAAATGGAGTTGTAGAAGTATCAAAAGAAGAATTTCTAGCAAAAAATATTCCAACAGATTACTATAAATACCTATTTGGTTTCTTTAATACCAACACTCTAGATCAAATTAGTGGAGTAGATCAAGATTTAAGTAATAAAAGATATACATATATTTTAGAAAGTGAAGGTAGATTTGTTCTTCCTATACTTGATTTTAAATATGATAAAGAGATTATGACTAAGTTATTAAATGGAGAGGAAGTTGAAGTAATAAGTAATTATTACATGGCTATGGGAGATAATACTAATAATAGTAATGATTCAAGATTCTTTGGATATGTTAAAGAAGAAAGAATTTATGGTAAATTATTATTAAGATGGTATCCATTTAATAGAATTGGACTTATAGATGAAAAATAA
- a CDS encoding GNAT family N-acetyltransferase: MKNNEIQEILELHNQNFLDKKSYEEIESMFNNPNYSIHCIYDVDFVGYIIILDSFDCYEVFEIAIKEKYRNKGYAQKLLYNISDDKDVFLEVSEKNIAAIKLYEKVGFEKISIRKKYYLDGSNALIMKK; the protein is encoded by the coding sequence ATGAAAAATAATGAAATACAAGAAATCTTAGAATTACACAATCAAAATTTTTTAGATAAAAAGAGTTATGAAGAAATAGAGAGTATGTTTAATAACCCAAATTATAGTATACATTGTATTTATGATGTTGATTTTGTTGGATATATTATCATACTTGATAGCTTTGATTGTTATGAGGTATTTGAAATTGCAATTAAAGAAAAATATAGAAATAAAGGATATGCACAAAAGCTTTTATATAATATTTCAGATGATAAAGATGTTTTTTTAGAAGTATCTGAAAAAAATATAGCAGCAATAAAGCTTTATGAAAAAGTTGGATTTGAAAAAATATCAATTAGAAAAAAATATTATTTAGATGGAAGTAATGCATTGATAATGAAAAAATAG
- a CDS encoding glycoside hydrolase family 57 protein: MKGYLSIVLHAHLPFVRHPEYEEFLEEDWLFEAITETYIPLLNMFENLNRDRVPFNITMTISGTLANMLNDEMLQNRYLKHMDKLVEFCSLELERLAPYPDMYKIAVHNYDTYFNARKYFLENDKNLIKRFKYFQDLGNLEIIPVTATHGMLPMMKDYPNAVRAQVKMAKIDYMSNFGREPQGIWLAECAYYKGQDKYLKDEGIRYFLVDAHGIKNSNPRPVYGVYSPVFTENGVAAFARDLESSEQVWSSEVGYPGDGAYREFHKDAGYELDYDYIKPFLHSDGVRRNIGIKYHAITDKKGTFKKAYDPEHARNTAISHAYNFVFNRSKQIDFLASKMKYRKPIIVSPYDAELYGHWWYEGPIFLEYIFRAMQESNFGSITPSRYLDIYKLNQVVDLSMSSWGANGYYDVWVDGSNDYIYRHLHKAAEKMIELAQREPHNELEYRALNQAARELFLAQTSCWPFIMFTKTMVGYAQKKVSDHTYRLFKLYEDIKHGSIDEEWLKEIEGRDNIFKNVDYRVYR, encoded by the coding sequence GTGAAAGGTTATTTAAGTATTGTTTTACACGCACATTTACCGTTTGTAAGACATCCGGAGTATGAAGAATTTTTAGAAGAAGATTGGCTATTTGAAGCAATTACAGAAACATATATTCCGCTTTTAAATATGTTTGAGAATTTAAATAGAGATAGAGTACCTTTTAATATTACAATGACAATTTCAGGAACTTTAGCAAATATGTTAAATGATGAAATGTTGCAAAATAGATATTTAAAACATATGGATAAATTAGTAGAGTTTTGTTCATTAGAACTTGAAAGATTAGCTCCATATCCAGATATGTATAAGATTGCTGTACATAACTATGATACATATTTCAATGCAAGAAAGTATTTCTTAGAAAATGATAAAAACCTAATCAAGAGATTTAAATATTTCCAAGATTTAGGTAATTTAGAAATTATTCCAGTTACTGCAACACATGGAATGTTACCTATGATGAAAGATTACCCTAATGCTGTTAGAGCTCAAGTTAAAATGGCTAAGATAGACTATATGTCTAATTTTGGAAGAGAACCTCAAGGTATATGGCTTGCAGAATGTGCTTACTATAAAGGACAAGATAAATACTTAAAAGATGAAGGAATTAGATATTTCTTAGTTGATGCACATGGAATTAAAAATTCAAATCCAAGACCTGTTTATGGAGTTTATTCACCAGTATTTACAGAAAATGGAGTTGCAGCATTTGCAAGGGATTTAGAATCTTCAGAACAAGTTTGGTCATCTGAAGTTGGATATCCAGGAGATGGAGCTTATAGAGAGTTCCATAAAGATGCTGGATATGAACTTGACTATGATTACATTAAACCTTTCTTACACAGCGATGGAGTAAGACGTAATATTGGTATTAAATATCATGCAATTACAGATAAAAAAGGAACATTTAAAAAAGCGTATGATCCAGAACATGCTAGAAATACAGCTATTTCACATGCATACAACTTTGTATTTAATCGTAGCAAACAAATTGATTTCTTAGCAAGTAAAATGAAATATAGAAAACCTATAATAGTATCACCTTATGATGCAGAGCTATATGGACACTGGTGGTATGAAGGGCCTATATTCTTAGAATATATATTTAGAGCAATGCAAGAATCTAACTTTGGAAGTATTACACCTTCTAGATATTTAGATATATATAAATTAAATCAAGTAGTTGATTTAAGTATGTCAAGTTGGGGAGCAAATGGTTATTATGATGTTTGGGTAGATGGATCTAATGATTACATTTATAGGCATCTACATAAAGCTGCTGAAAAGATGATAGAACTTGCACAAAGAGAGCCGCATAATGAATTAGAATATAGAGCATTAAATCAAGCTGCAAGAGAATTATTCTTAGCACAAACTTCATGTTGGCCATTTATTATGTTTACTAAGACTATGGTTGGATACGCTCAAAAGAAAGTATCAGATCATACTTATAGATTATTCAAACTATATGAAGATATTAAACATGGAAGTATAGATGAAGAATGGTTAAAAGAAATAGAAGGAAGAGACAATATATTTAAAAATGTAGATTATAGAGTATATAGATAA